The sequence below is a genomic window from Lolium perenne isolate Kyuss_39 chromosome 4, Kyuss_2.0, whole genome shotgun sequence.
tatggatcagcctgatgggtttgtagtaaaaggtgaagaaagaaaggtgtgcaagttgctgaaatctttatatggcctgaaacaagcacctaagcaatggcatgagaaattTGACAGAACtctaacttctgtaggctttgttgtcaataaggctgacaagtgcgtttactatcgccatggtgggggcgaaggtgttatactgtgtttgtatgtagatgatattctgatatttggtacaaacatgaaagtaatatacgaggtcaagtctttcttgtcaaactgttttgatatgaaagatctgggagaagctgatgtgattctgaacatcaagcttattaagaacgagagtgggataactctaacgcaatcccattatgttgagaagatcttgagccggttcggctatattgatagcaagtcttctccaacaccttatgatcccaatgTGACAttgcgcaagaaccggaggattgccatagatcaattgagatattctcagatcgttggctcactcatgtacttagcgagcgtgaCTAGACCAGACATCTCTTTTctattagcaagttgagtaggttcatgtcaaacccgggtactgatcattggcatatacttgatagggtcatgagctatctatgtggtacaatgagttatgtgaTTCACTATttagggcacccagctgtgcttgaaggatatagtgattcaaattggatctcTGATGTAGCTGATCTCTATGCCACTAGcgcgtatgtatttacctttggaggtggcgcagtgtcatggagatcttgcaagcaaaccatattgacgaggtcaactatagaagcagaacttactgctttggacacaaccactgttgaatcagaatggttgcgtgagctcttgatggacttgcatgtggttgaaaaacctgtaccggcaatccttttgaattgtgacaatcaaactgtaattgtcaaagtgaacaattctaaggataaaacgaagtcatcaagacacgtcaagggacgtttgaagtctgtcaggaaattgcgaaactccggagtaataattgttacatatattcaaacagacaaaaacctagcagatccctttacaaagggactatcacgtaatgtgatagaaagtgcatcgagggagatgggtttgagacccgttgatgttacaccatagtggtaacccaacctttgtgatcgtagatcccgtgaattagtggTTTAAttaaggagagtattatgtaaccatctctatgtgaagatgcacaactctcaattgctgtaaggcaggttggcaacaagccttaatgtgtttatgttggctattttagcaaagatgctgtcctacaaagcattcttgaaataacacacctatatgagtccgattgttaaacgtcgcaatctatgagatttgggtggtctctagtaaactcatgaagagaccatgaagtatgacgcatatgcttcacccgtggGGTAGGCTActagcagccatgtactggtcatgactttgagtgaaaccatgTTCACGCAAACcatgttcaagtgtgaatggatgtagcttaaggttctaggaggaagttcaacttaacagtctccgctgaaacactggtatataaacaagcaacaagtattggtaaatctctaaatggggatttgagatttggtgggggattgttgaaatattgggcctgcacttagtggcccatactagatttcagattttcctataaatctcaaagcccacttagtgacagccttgtgagtttgagcccaagttggtggcagctcactagggagtggcaagaggtgggaagtttagtcccacatggaaagttgggaggaagctagaccaccttataaggtgggttgttccaccactagtaagtgagtaagaataggagtggttcacgcgcgctcctcctcctcctcgctcgctcgtctcgtgtcgactcgactcgacacgtcacgacgcgcgccgcgctcgtggtgagtggattgagcctcgagccgagactttcctttctttttgcagttcaggaaaacgattagagtcctagacggacgcgtcacaGTTAGTCAGTTCGGGTCGCTCCTggaccgtgggctatctgtaaccgactcgaaacgtgcgTGCGACGTGGCGTGGCCCACGTTTcctagggtttcctgagcctatataatctcctgcccggctaccgcagaaacacatctaatacacgagttagggttttgccacctctctctgcttgcgccgccatcgtagcctactccatcccacgCGCCGATGTGCATcgacgaacgggagagcaggtctccggaaccgctcgtccttgcgatcctgtacgggagagggcgaattaggtttttgggaagcgctctgcgcgactgctcaagttcttcatcacgggtcgccttccgtccaagtcgggcggtgctgcctaccgttgtCTTCAACGCCgtatacttcgacccgtcgtccccgtcgtcaacaacgttgtcatcaacaacgttactgctgcgacatcatctgctacacctccaccgccacctccaccagatcggtacgtgcgacatatctcgatctgtttagcgatggatgctttaccgtttgtgctgctgctactcatgttgattaatgcatctagtatgttcgagtttcacatgttagtagttgttgTCACCatattttatattctggaattaagagcatctccagccgcatccCCCAGAGGAATTTGGGGCGCGCTGGAccaaaaaaaccgttccagccgcgtcccccaaagcccatttttatccggcgcgccccgatatggtgtccggcgccccgatcccgtccccgtcccacaggggacgctccgggcacgccggacacaacgaaaagcgaggcgaagcgacgcgagcccgacgcgtcagcggctcggatgcTCAACCGCCGCCTACGTACCGACGGTGCAGTTGCCCGAAAGCGGAACCatcgcattggcaaccgcgtcgcCCGACGGGCCAACCGCCGCCTACGTACCGACGGTGCAGTTGCCCGAAAGCGGAACCatcgcattggcaaccgcgtcgcCCGACGggccaaccgccggaatggagcacAGACtactcggaagagcaaccgccgctctcttcgacttctgcgccgccgttcatccgcACTCAATAAGAAGACCCGTACGTAGGCTCTTTCGGATCTTCAACCAGCCGCCATTGATCCAACCTTCTagcgacgatgagctacatctcACAACTTCCATCCGACACCTCCAACGAGGGAAAGTCTGCTGGATTTCGCCATTGGTGGGACAGAACCCAGACGTCCAGCAGCGGTGATGATTTCCTGCCGGCATTTGACAGCGAGGAGGAATGGCTGGGcatggaggaggacgaggaggaggcagggtcagaggaggcggcggcggcccgtgcGAAGGCGGAGGCGGGCGCGAAAGAGAAGGCCAAGGctaaggccaaggccaaggcgaaGCCGGTGAGCACCGGCGACGACGAGTAGGACACTAGTTCCTCCGACGAGTCGGCCgccaccgcctcttcggaagaggtgacgagcaggaagcgccaccgtgatgacgacgacgaggcggggccatcatcatcgaagaagaagaagacgaagtagtttaaaataatttatatgtaatttaattatgttttttcgaagttttatatgtaatttttagtTGAACCAATTTGAATATTATAGTAAAGAGTTTTCTTCTATctatttaaattatttttaatgtttgggggcggcgtttggaggacgcggctggggagcgacgtcccccaaacgcggcacgaacaaaacacgtcccccaaacgctcgatccggcacgCTTTATGGGACTgtttggggacgcgactgaagAAATTGTGGCTAATTATCCAACAGTCGGGAGCGTTGCCGAAGCGCCGAAAGGATATGTCGCGGGCTGCGGTGGCAGCCTGGCACGTGGCGTATCACCGGGGCTGGGACGGCTCCAGACGGATCGGACGGCTTAAGATGACTGCTGGGCGCTGCCTTCCTCAGTTCGTGAGCGCGGGCGGCCGTGGCGAGGAGTAGGCTTTGCGCATCCGCTTGCGCTTGGTCCCGGCAATTTCGACAAAAATAACCCTGCAACGAAACAAATTCATAAATTGAACTCTCAGCGAAACAATTTCACAAAACTAACCTCTTTTACTTTTTGCCGCGCCTGTCTGCAGGGCGGCACACACCATCGTGCCACGCCATAGAGAAAGGCGTCACACACAATTGGTGTCACGCCCTGCTGTGGGGCGCTGCACAGTGGCGTGCAGCGACGTGGACAGGGGCGCTGCACGTATTTTGCTAGCTGTTCCACGCCTGGTGCTGCTCACTGCGGCGTAAGCTTCACTTCATTCACGAGAGCTAGCTCTTCAAGGCCGCGGCTGGGTTAGAAGACCACAGCAAATCTGCTGGAGCTAGCTAGATATCAGCGCAAAGGTAGTGTTCGACGTGATTTGTACCCGGCAAACGGAAATTAGTTAAAAGTGTAAGAGCATGTCTAAGGCCCCGTATAACCCgtccaccccgtaaaattccggcgggatacggggCATGCGCGATTTGGGGCGTCTAgtaggccccgtattcgggccggcccatttcggcggaatacggggctcAGGAAATCGGCCCCGTCACCCCGTACTTATATTGGCATGTGCgaatgaggggttaacccctcactcgcaaccctaactccgccgtgcgccgccgcctccgtacttagctccggcgagcaattcctcactcccccgcgccgcattccaccccaGATCCGGCATGgacgcccgccgccgcagtaccgcctcgccgacgagcggatcgaagcgatcccgctcgccggacaacgtGGAGAATGTGTGGCGGCGCCAATGCAAGAGATCTGCCACCGGGAGCCGGCGTGCGGCCTGCAGGTATGCCGGCGCCGCGTACGTCCCGCCGAAGCTCGTTGACTTCGCGGCGGGCGGGCGCTGGTACAACCAGGATCCGCCGATGAAGCCGATGAGCGGGCCCAAGTTCGACGAGTGGCGCGCCGACTGGGAGCGCCACCGCTGGGCGAAGGAGGCTTGGAGCAGCGGGAGCACCAGCGCTGGAAGAGCTCCGCtcaccggcgaggaggaggaggcccccgACTTGTTGAAGGCGCTACGACAGTTCCTCAAGGgcgacaccaagaggaagagggcggaggaggaagaggtggcggcggccatcgccgccacgAAGGAGGCGGAgttgcgggaggcggaggcggaggcggactcGTACCTAGTCGACCTCCCCGAGTACGATCGCGCATTTTGGATGTAGAATCgttgatccgtatgtatgatccgtagtatgatcaaagaagatgaacttcccggggtttttatttttgaaaatacggggcgaaatacggggtctgctagacggaatggctCTTCCGTTAGCAATTTTTCGATACGGGACGAAATGCGAGCGTTATACGGGGAGcgaaatacggggcctgttagacatgctctaagagcatcttcagACGCCTTCCCCAAAACGTCCACTAAACCgcgtcggattgagcgtttgggaacgtgtttcgttcgtgccgcgtttgggggacgtcgctccccagtcacgtcctaaacaaaatttcggaaattttaaacttaaacgagattcgattagattcgtccaaacttggcatatattacatagattcgaacgaaatttgactaaatttaaactaaacctaatctagaagtactttcggtggccggaggcgtcgtagtactggtggaagttgtacatgtcgtcggtgatgacctcctgcttgacgcgctcgtcgacgggctcgtccttcaccaagtcGCCTGGTcctgcctcgtcgtcgtcggtgagatCAACGAGCGGCTTGCTAGAGTcgtggatggacatggcgatcgccatgtcgaggtcgcccctccaggcgtccttgtcgttcatcgacgccaagcacgccgcccgtagccctgggcagtcctcggggtcgtcgctgctggcgatgagccgctgctgccgctcgtactccgccagcaccgCCGcttgcgacgcttcctccggcttcgggatgaggagggcgccgccacgCCTCTCTTGCTGTCGTcagctgccgctgccgccacggcacgcctcgtgttgacgggcgtcgccggctcctccttcaccacgTGTTTGGGGACGATGTAGGGCGCcgagcggtacgacgaggacggcgtcgatcgggccggtcctgaggaagaagagttcaAGGAGGaagagtacgtcgtcctcctcggctgccattgcggcGGTCCTCCTCGAGGAGACGGTGGCAGTGACGGCGgcgtctccaaccttggagcaCCGTTGCGGATGTCGCGGATGACGTTGTCGAGGGtgtgccccggaacgccccagaacaaggcgcgaccgtccttgttccagctgttgggcccGCCAACGAGGCCGGCGGTGTTGTACATCTCGATGTCGTACTTGGCCTTGAAGTACATCGCCCACCACTCGTCGTTGTCGTTGGCCGCCCATGTCGGATCCGCCCATTCTTTTGCGGTGAGTTGAGCCCACCGGCCTTGATGccgtccctccattggtccgtgcccggcttcggcggcggcgggctcTTAAAGTTTTTATTCGGGTCAATTCGTTTATAGCAAATGATCGGCGCCGTTTTCTAAACTGAACCCGTAAATTAACGGTTATTTTACAGTACTTATACGGATATTATGTGTATTTATACGGTGGTATTGCGCAACTAAAATGCATTTCCAGCACACTTGAATAAGTGATTTCCGTTTGCCGGGTACAAAATCACGTTGAACAGTACCTTTGCGCTGAACTCTATCTAGCTCCAGCAGGTTTGCTGTGGTCGATCCGTGGCATCGTGCACCCAGCCGTGGCCTTCAAGAGTTAGCTCCGGTGAATGAACTGAACCATAAGCCGGGAGCAGTTAGCAGCACCAGGCGTGGAACAACAAAATATGTGTAACGCCCCTGTCCTCGGCGTTGCAAGCCACTGTGCAGCGCCCCATTGCAGGGCGTGACACCATCGTAGCTGGGACCCACGCTGCCAGCGTGGCGGCGTGTGTGACGCCTTTCTCTGTGGCGTGGCACAATAGTGTGTGGCGCCCTGAAGACAGGCGCGGCAAAAAGAGGATAGTTTTGTGAAATTGTTTTGTTGAGAGTTTAATTTTCGAATTTGTTTTGTTGTAGGGTTATTTTTGTCGAAATTGCCCTTGGTCCCTGACCTGTCGGGCCTACGTAGTAGCGTCATTGGCCTTGTGTGGAAGCTCCCCGTATCATTGACCGCAACGCGGGGCACCTTTCGCGCGTGGTCGTGGTGGGTCACCGGCTTGGACGGCTGAAGACCGCCCACCCTTTCGGGAGCGCGGCCATGGCGAGGCGCGTCCCCTTAGTCCCTGACCTGTCGGGCCTACATTGTAGCGTGGCCCACACGTCATTGGCCTTCTGTGAGGAAGCTCCCCGTATCAGTCAGCGCAGCGGAGGCACCTTTTAGGCGGGCGGCTGCTCCTCTCGTGGTGGGTCCCACGTATCCATCACCGGCTGGCTCCCTTATATAAACGTTCCCCCGTGATGTATCCTCCAGTACATACATAGTAGAAGATACACACCTCCTTCCCCATCCCCTCAAGAGAAAGACGAAAAATCCCCACCTCGATCCGCTAGCTTCTTTGTGGGCGGCCGGCGCTATGAAGTGCTCCTTTGACGGCGGCCGCCTGGGATTCTCCGTCGGGCTGGGCAGCCGCAGGCGTTCACCGGAGTATCCCTGCGTGTCGCGCCTTCGTCAGCGCCGACTCCTCTCCTTGCTCAATCGGCAGGAACTCTACGACACCTTCGACTCGTACGTTAATTTACGCATCCTCTATCTTACTCTCTTACATCTTGCTACAGCTAACGCATCTGATGATCCAGACATATATGACATGCGTGCAGGCTTGTGCGCGAGTCGGATGCCTTCATGTACCCGGGCCATCTCACCGACCTCGTCAAGACGGGCCGCTGGGAGGACGCATCCCGCTACATCTCCCGCTTCCTGCCGTCCGACCGTCTCATCTCCCTACACGGCCGCGCCCTCCTCCACTTCCTCCGCGTGCACAAGGCCATCGACGACATCGTCGCCGGAGCGCCCGAGAGCCACGCCGTGTCCGCGGCTCTAAGGAAGTGCTTCAGCATGGAGTTTGTACGGAGCAGCGCCATCACCAAGCTCCGTGCAATGCTATGGTCCCTACTCTGCTACAGAGGATGCAGGGACTCCCTGGACCTGGGGCGTGTGAGAGATAAGGCTGCGTCAATCATCGATGACTTGACTTCTCAAACTCCAGAGTTGAAAGAACAAATGACATACGCCCGCGGTCCACTGAAACCACACAACGTACTTCCCATCGGCTTCGGGTAATCATAAATCATCACTACCAATTTCAATCCTTTCTTGACTGACTATCAGCTTCATCGCCTCCTCATATCATTGCTAGTTTCCGTCCAAGGCGCCACGTGAAGCGACGCCCCATCGCAGCCTCTCTTCTTGTCAGCCACTATCTTCGTAAGAGGAGCATGTATGTACATACACCATTATAACTATCTCCCGCTCTTCCTCCTTTTAATCATCTCTCATGCCATTCCATTCACACCTGCCTGCATCTTTGTGTGCaggcttccttcttcaacttcaaCTCACTGTGAAGGGTTAAGTTCTGGTACACAAATATCTTATGATTGCTCTTTATGCTCAAAAGATTTTATACATGCTCCCTGCTTGCTTGCCAATAATAGTCCTTCCTAATAATCTACCTCTCTCCATGGCAGCATCCTTAATTAAGGCAAAGGGATGGATGGTGGATCTTGTTGGTAAAACTTTATCTTTGTTTATTAGGTGTTGTTGGTAACTTTTATTTCGGACCCAAAAAGTGTTGCTAACTTCATCACACAATAGCAACTAATAAACTTTTGTGGTCTTTTTCAGATACAAGTTTGAAAGCTGGTAAGCGAAATCAAGGGAATACAGCTCAATCTGACTCTAACAAAGGTCCCTGCTTGCTTGCTTCACATTCCTTTAGTCCACCAAACATTTAATCTAGCACCGCTTCAATTTTTTTTCTCTCTTCATTTAGTCTGCTTTGAAGAAACCTACTTTAGTCTCCTTCCGGATTGCTACATTAAGTTTTTTTTTGTTCAGGGTATTTCTGTGATGTGATGTATATACACACTTGCAGTACATCGCTATGCTATGTTCTCCCACACCATTTATTTTTAGTTCCATTGTGCATTGAGTCTCCCTGTGCAGTAGCCGTGCCATTTCTCTGTGGTGTTTTTTTGCACTTAGCCTGCCTACATGCTACCATTTCTTATTACCGAACTCGTCGCAGGTGCTCCTGTTGGTCCAGTCTCGCAGACTAATCTTGGTACATTCAGGAATCCAGCTGGACATTCTGACATGTCAATGGACACCGATCTTGGTAATTTTTTAACTCACCGATCTTGGTAAATTACTTGACCTCATCAATCGATTCCCAACCAGGGATAACCTTTATCCAAACAATTAATCCCTGCAATTGTAGCTAATCATGCTGCACACGTATGTGCTTTGCAACCGGATCATGTAATCTGTAGTAGCATGTAGCTAGATTCTGCTCCTGCTTTTCTCACGAGATATATTGACCATGAATGTAACCTGTTACGTGAGAATAAATAAGGGACAGCAGGTTTTTTTCTCAAAAAATACACTAAGTGTACAAATCAAGAGTCTATGTGTCTCATTGATATCTTACTGTGTGCCCTGCAATTTTTTTTGTATATGTGCACTCACTGTCAATATTTTTTTCTTTCCACAATGGCATTTATTAGACCTCAAGGCAAGGGAATGGGCGATTTATCTTATAGGTAAAACTAGACTAAACCTCTGTGTCTTTCATTTATTTACATTCCTGTTCATATGTACCCGATGCATCAACCGTTGTGTTTAACCTTCTGTtaagtaataatttattgtagctTGATtacacaatagcaactgatgaaacTTACCATGTTCAGATGATCGGTTGGAAGCCTGGCCGGATCTGAGTCAAGGGTATCCGCCTATTCATCGATCTGTCGACAAGGATGGTAACATCGCACTGTTTCATCCACCAGATATCTTTTTTCAAAAACATTTAGCTTTGCTGCTTGTTGTTTTCTCCCCTTCTTATCTGGGATCTGTACTTTCCTTTCGAGTCACATCGCAATCTGCGTAATATTTTTTTCAGGCAACTTCTTACTTACTTTCCGTTCAATCTAGTCTCATTTTTAACATGGGTTTTGCAGAGACCATAGCACTGTAGGATAATTCTCTACAACGTGTAGGCTGATTTTTTTACTGGCTTTAGGTTTGGTACTATTGTGTGATACGTTCCTTTATATCTTCTTCACGGTGCATTGCTCTCACTGCACCAATTATGCTGCTGCTGCTTTCGAAGTGCTATTTAGGTTTTATACTTAGGGTATTGCTGTGGCGTGGCTTGCACACATAATACCTTGCCATGATATGAATTCTCTCACACACATTGTTATTACTGCACCGATTTTGTTATTCTTGCCTTTGGAGTGCTCTGCTAGGTTTATGCTTAATGTATTCCTGTGATTTGTGAAGATCTGTCATTTTTTTGTGGGATGCATCAGACCTGTTCTTTTTTCAAGAAAAAGGCAGAATATCTGTGCCTTGATGCACTGCCAGGCTTGATGTTTTTGTTTGCACTTCCATCAGAACGTTGGCTACCTGATGCCATTTCTGAATTCTAACTGCCCGTTTTCCAGTTGCCCAAGTCTTGCTGACTATCCCTGATACCTTGACGAGGTCTGCTAAAAGTTCTACAATTCCATCATTCACAAAAGCAGGTAAATTAGTTGGATGCCCTCACATTATTCAGACCAGGAGGAAACCCCATATGAAAATTGATCCCGAAATTGTGTGTGTGTTTTTACAAGACACTGAATGTGCTAGCTAAGCAGGttatattttttcgataaagggaatatattaatatcaaaagataccaattacacccagcctctgcaacaacgcaccaccctaatggcactacggatgcacacagccaaaaaaagaaaagaaaactaagaaacaaaagtcccggtactgtatctcgggcctaacaacagcaatgcatccaccaccaagacaacacctgaaatacagactctccaaaagcgacgccttcaagaagggaacaatgctctaacaccgtcgtcgccggATCAAaaagatcttagattttcaccctgaagatagtcccccctctcaaaacaatgcctccagcaAGGTTATTGCCAggtacaaccagttaaggccagacattggattttcaccctgaaaggtaggactctgaacttcacctatgTTGTTGCCCCCACttccataccgctgctgtgaatcccggaacaccaagcaagtccctcaacaacgcagagacttgaacctcccttagctagtcctcccatccggccttcatgaaattctcttcttccgactttcatcatggatccatagtcacttgatgtcaacacagaaaaagagcttcgcgccgctccctccagaaccaaacgatcggaataaaagcatgggtgcgcgcgaTGGAATACCACCTGATCCAGCGAACTCCAGACATAAGATGCACAGTttccattcgccggcggagccttccggaactcatcatTCCGGCTCGATGAAGAAGATAAACATCCGGAAGGTCTTCGTCTTGGCGCGCGAGGAACCCTAGGACCACTGCCTTTACACAGGCCGAGCCCCCACGCAAACGGCCATCCTCGCCGCCTGGCACACCGAAGATCCGGCAAGACGAATGACCCTGGGGAGCGGGAACCAGCGGGCTACACAACTGCGATCAGGCCTTGGGCGCGCCGCCACCTGCACTGTGGACACCGCCGAGGACCGCCGCTGCCGTAGCGCCTTCTCCGCAACCCTCCACCGACCGATCCACCGCCCTACGCCCCTCCGCGCCGCTACAGGACGACGCGCCTAGGTGGGGGACCTAGACCCGCAGCGAAGCCACCGCCATCCAGCGAGTAGCGCCGCCGCCGCTAGGCTGGGGACGCCGCCCCAACCTCTGCCAACGCCGAAAGTCGCCGATGCCGCCCCAGCCGCACCGAATAAACGCCGCCGCTCCTCCACCCTAGCACCTTCGGCGCCAGGGGCCGCCGCCACCACGGCAgatgccggcggcagcggcgggaggGAGCCTGCTCGAGGGAGGGAGGGGTGTGGTGGTTGGGCTTGCCCCCCCGGCGGCGCCCTGGGGAGCACCACGGGAGGGAGGTTAGGGTTCAACTGCTACGTCTATTGGTAGTCGCTCTTGATTATTGAAAAAATTGCTAAGCAGGTTATATGCATCACTGATAATTATATTTCATTCTCCATGCTTCAATTTCATGAATTCGGTTTTATAACTGGCCATTCTGTTTTCGAAGTCTTGTTCTTATGCCTTTCTTCA
It includes:
- the LOC127294437 gene encoding uncharacterized protein isoform X5, whose amino-acid sequence is MKCSFDGGRLGFSVGLGSRRRSPEYPCVSRLRQRRLLSLLNRQELYDTFDSLVRESDAFMYPGHLTDLVKTGRWEDASRYISRFLPSDRLISLHGRALLHFLRVHKAIDDIVAGAPESHAVSAALRKCFSMEFVRSSAITKLRAMLWSLLCYRGCRDSLDLGRVRDKAASIIDDLTSQTPELKEQMTYARGPLKPHNVLPIGFGFRPRRHVKRRPIAASLLVSHYLRKRSMLPSSTSTHCEGLSSASLIKAKGWMVDLVDTSLKAGKRNQGNTAQSDSNKGAPVGPVSQTNLGTFRNPAGHSDMSMDTDLDLKAREWAIYLIDDRLEAWPDLSQGYPPIHRSVDKDVAQVLLTIPDTLTRSAKSSTIPSFTKADAPSLLQVLHPLKRPATDYGIFPVTDAGVLPSQAMSATWPYPMISTVKNAGAPSFKRF
- the LOC127294437 gene encoding uncharacterized protein isoform X1; this translates as MKCSFDGGRLGFSVGLGSRRRSPEYPCVSRLRQRRLLSLLNRQELYDTFDSLVRESDAFMYPGHLTDLVKTGRWEDASRYISRFLPSDRLISLHGRALLHFLRVHKAIDDIVAGAPESHAVSAALRKCFSMEFVRSSAITKLRAMLWSLLCYRGCRDSLDLGRVRDKAASIIDDLTSQTPELKEQMTYARGPLKPHNVLPIGFGFRPRRHVKRRPIAASLLVSHYLRKRSMLPSSTSTHCEGLSSASLIKAKGWMVDLVDTSLKAGKRNQGNTAQSDSNKGAPVGPVSQTNLGTFRNPAGHSDMSMDTDLDLKAREWAIYLIDDRLEAWPDLSQGYPPIHRSVDKDVAQVLLTIPDTLTRSAKSSTIPSFTKADAPSLLQVLHPLKRPATDYGIFPVTDAGVLPSQAMSATWPYPMISTVKNAGTLTSEAMSADWAYPSEYSLISIVKHTGALPSEAMSATWPSPSENSLISTVANPGTHKHLTREHCYTENACQGFSPRKNPRIELTIVGQDQSPKRQRTTLSSLVEGKAEDRVSACII
- the LOC127294437 gene encoding uncharacterized protein isoform X2; protein product: MKCSFDGGRLGFSVGLGSRRRSPEYPCVSRLRQRRLLSLLNRQELYDTFDSLVRESDAFMYPGHLTDLVKTGRWEDASRYISRFLPSDRLISLHGRALLHFLRVHKAIDDIVAGAPESHAVSAALRKCFSMEFVRSSAITKLRAMLWSLLCYRGCRDSLDLGRVRDKAASIIDDLTSQTPELKEQMTYARGPLKPHNVLPIGFGFRPRRHVKRRPIAASLLVSHYLRKRSMLPSSTSTHCEGLSSASLIKAKGWMVDLVDTSLKAGKRNQGNTAQSDSNKGAPVGPVSQTNLGTFRNPAGHSDMSMDTDLDLKAREWAIYLIDDRLEAWPDLSQGYPPIHRSVDKDVAQVLLTIPDTLTRSAKSSTIPSFTKADAPSLLQVLHPLKRPATDYGIFPVTDAGVLPSQAMSATWPYPMISTVKNAEAMSADWAYPSEYSLISIVKHTGALPSEAMSATWPSPSENSLISTVANPGTHKHLTREHCYTENACQGFSPRKNPRIELTIVGQDQSPKRQRTTLSSLVEGKAEDRVSACII
- the LOC127294437 gene encoding uncharacterized protein isoform X4, which translates into the protein MKCSFDGGRLGFSVGLGSRRRSPEYPCVSRLRQRRLLSLLNRQELYDTFDSLVRESDAFMYPGHLTDLVKTGRWEDASRYISRFLPSDRLISLHGRALLHFLRVHKAIDDIVAGAPESHAVSAALRKCFSMEFVRSSAITKLRAMLWSLLCYRGCRDSLDLGRVRDKAASIIDDLTSQTPELKEQMTYARGPLKPHNVLPIGFGFRPRRHVKRRPIAASLLVSHYLRKRSMLPSSTSTHCEGLSSASLIKAKGWMVDLVDTSLKAGKRNQGNTAQSDSNKGAPVGPVSQTNLGTFRNPAGHSDMSMDTDLDLKAREWAIYLIDDRLEAWPDLSQGYPPIHRSVDKDDAPSLLQVLHPLKRPATDYGIFPVTDAGVLPSQAMSATWPYPMISTVKNAGTLTSEAMSADWAYPSEYSLISIVKHTGALPSEAMSATWPSPSENSLISTVANPGTHKHLTREHCYTENACQGFSPRKNPRIELTIVGQDQSPKRQRTTLSSLVEGKAEDRVSACII
- the LOC127294437 gene encoding uncharacterized protein isoform X3, whose protein sequence is MKCSFDGGRLGFSVGLGSRRRSPEYPCVSRLRQRRLLSLLNRQELYDTFDSLVRESDAFMYPGHLTDLVKTGRWEDASRYISRFLPSDRLISLHGRALLHFLRVHKAIDDIVAGAPESHAVSAALRKCFSMEFVRSSAITKLRAMLWSLLCYRGCRDSLDLGRVRDKAASIIDDLTSQTPELKEQMTYARGPLKPHNVLPIGFGFRPRRHVKRRPIAASLLVSHYLRKRSMLPSSTSTHCEGLSSASLIKAKGWMVDLVDTSLKAGAPVGPVSQTNLGTFRNPAGHSDMSMDTDLDLKAREWAIYLIDDRLEAWPDLSQGYPPIHRSVDKDVAQVLLTIPDTLTRSAKSSTIPSFTKADAPSLLQVLHPLKRPATDYGIFPVTDAGVLPSQAMSATWPYPMISTVKNAGTLTSEAMSADWAYPSEYSLISIVKHTGALPSEAMSATWPSPSENSLISTVANPGTHKHLTREHCYTENACQGFSPRKNPRIELTIVGQDQSPKRQRTTLSSLVEGKAEDRVSACII